The genomic region ACGCCACGCTCATCGCCTGGGGCGCGATGGTGCACCGGTGCTTGAAGGTCGCCGAACTGGCCGCCGAGGACGGCGTCGACCTGGAGGTGCTGGACCTGCGGTGGCTCAAGCCGATCGACGCCGCCGGACTCGCCGCGTCCGTCTCCCGGACCAGGCGCGCGGTGGTCGTGCACGAGGCCCCGCTCACCGCGGGCCTGGGCGCCGAGGTGGCCGCCCTGGTCACCGAGAACTGCTTCCGGGACCTGGCCGCGCCGGTCCAGCGCGTCACCGGATTCGACGTGCCCTACCCCGCCGGACCCCTCGAACCGCAGTACCTTCCGACCATCGACCGCGTCCTGTTCGCGGTCCAACGGACCCTGGAGTACTAGACCGACCATGGCAGAAGAGAACGTCACCTTCACGCTTCCGGACCTGGGCGAGGGCCTGGTCGAGGCGACCGTCCTGGAGTGGCAGGTCGCCGTGGGCGACCGCGTCGAGCGCAACGCCCCGCTGGTGGAGGTGGAGACGACCAAGTCGGCCGTGGTCATCCCCTCGCCCAAGGAGGGGCGGATCGTGGAGCTGCACGCCGAGGAGGACGAGGTCGTGGCCGTGGGCGCGCCCCTGGTCACCTTCGCCGTCGAGGCGGACGCGCCGCAGGCGGGGATCGTGGGGCGCGTGCCCACCGAGGAGGCCAGGCCGGCCCGTCGCGTTCGGCTCAAGCCGCCCACGGACTGACTTTCCCCGCCGGCCGCCCGGACTGGACGTGTCCACGAACCGGGCGGCCTTCCGGGCGGTTCTTTTATAGGAACATCTGAATGGTCCTTCGGATTTTTCGGATCATTCTCCGACCCTGGCAAAGGACAGAAGGAATCATGACCGCGAATCTCGCCGGAGACGTAACAATGCGCTATGTGGATTTGCGGCCGGAGGAGCCGGGCGAGGCGGTCCCCGTCCTTCTCCTGCATGGTTTCGGCACCACCTTCGACATGAATTGGCGCGCCACGGGCTGGACCCAGGCCCTGGCGGACGCCGGGCGCCGCGTCCTGGGGCCCGACCTGCGGGGCCACGGCGCCAGCGACAAGCCCGCCGACAGCGGCTCCTACCTGCCCGAACACTACGTCGCCGACCTGGTCGCGATGCTCGACGAGCTGGATGTGGCCCGGGTGGACGCGGTGGGCTACTCCATGGGCGCCCGCCTGGCCTGGGAGCTGGCCCTGCGGCACCCCGGCCGGGTGCGCTCCCTGGTCCTGGGCGGCTTCGGCCCGGGCGACGCCTTCGCCGGCACCGACCTGTCCGATCCGGGCTCCGGCGACACCCCCTTCGACCATGTCTTCCGCACGGTCGCCGCGCTGCCGGGCAACGACCCCGCGGCCCTGGCCGCCTGCGCCCGGGGTCAGGCCTCGCGCCCCTTCGGCGCCGATCCGCTCCCCGTCGGCGTGCCCGTCCTCCTGGTCTCCGGGGCCCGGGATACCCTCGCCGCGGGCGCGGAGGGCCTGGCGTCGCGCTGCGGCGGGACGTACGTGGAGGTTCCGCGGAGGGACCACGCCAACG from Nocardiopsis aegyptia harbors:
- a CDS encoding biotin/lipoyl-containing protein; translation: MAEENVTFTLPDLGEGLVEATVLEWQVAVGDRVERNAPLVEVETTKSAVVIPSPKEGRIVELHAEEDEVVAVGAPLVTFAVEADAPQAGIVGRVPTEEARPARRVRLKPPTD
- a CDS encoding alpha/beta fold hydrolase, translated to MTANLAGDVTMRYVDLRPEEPGEAVPVLLLHGFGTTFDMNWRATGWTQALADAGRRVLGPDLRGHGASDKPADSGSYLPEHYVADLVAMLDELDVARVDAVGYSMGARLAWELALRHPGRVRSLVLGGFGPGDAFAGTDLSDPGSGDTPFDHVFRTVAALPGNDPAALAACARGQASRPFGADPLPVGVPVLLVSGARDTLAAGAEGLASRCGGTYVEVPRRDHANAVSSRAFKEAVVEFLGERAHGRGAGDAPPVG